A genome region from Acipenser ruthenus chromosome 29, fAciRut3.2 maternal haplotype, whole genome shotgun sequence includes the following:
- the LOC117964477 gene encoding peroxisome proliferator-activated receptor delta-like, with amino-acid sequence MERLQDGVSGIGTKDRGLGFEPQPGGGGGGGGGGGEVVALQEIHLNNGESLPWNGESTVAGSPEKTLLTTGAGLEEGAIQGEVYIQEGGGTEVVCDETVLEIYTLEVAETPDVISQDAGSEPSSDGTVHAEISGSPHRTANGTAWELSPGLEEDGSEPNNNNYGTTEPESPAPSSSYTDLSQTSSPSLCDQLKLGREEPPGPGLNVECRICGDKASGFHYGVHACEGCKGFFRRTIRMKLEYERCERTCKIQKKSRNKCQYCRFQKCLALGMSHDAIRYGRMPEAEKRKLVAGLLAGETSVQNPGGSDLKSLAKHVYNAYLKNLNMTKKKARSILTGRTSTNPPFVVHDMDTLWQAENGVVWNQLIHGAPPTKEIGVHVFYRCQCTTVETVRELTEFAKSIPGFVGLYLNDQVTLLKYGVHEAIFCMLPSLMNKDGLLVANGKGFVTREFLRSLRRPFNEIMEPKFEFAVKFNALELDDSDLALFVAAIILCGDRPGLMNVRQVEEIQDNILQALNLHLQAHHPDSLYLFPKLLQKMADLRQLVTENAQLVQKIKKTESETSLHPLLQEIYKDMY; translated from the exons ggaggagaagtggTTGCGCTCCAGGAGATCCACCTCAATAACGGGGAGTCACTGCCCTGGAATGGGGAGTCCACAGTGGCAGGCAGCCCTGAGAAAACATTGCTCACTACTGGAGCCGGGCTGGAGGAGGGCGCAATACAAGGAGAGGTTTATATCCAGGAGGGAGGCGGGACCGAGGTTGTCTGCGACGAGACAGTGTTGGAGATCTATACCCTGGAGGTAGCAGAAACACCTGACGTTATTTCACAAGATGCAGGATCTGAGCCCAGCTCTGACGGGACAGTGCATGCAGAGATCAGCGGGTCTCCACACCGGACAGCCAATGGGACAGCTTGGGAACTGAGCCCAGGGCTGGAGGAGGACGGGTCAGAACCCAACAACAATAACTACGGAACCACAGAACCAGAGAGCCCGGCGCCGTCCAGCAGCTACACAG atCTGTCTCAGACCTCGTCTCCGTCGCTGTGTGATCAGCTGAAGCTGGGCCGCGAGGAGCCGCCTGGCCCCGGGCTCAACGTTGAGTGTCGGATCTGCGGGGACAAGGCCTCCGGTTTCCACTATGGGGTGCACGCCTGCGAGGGCTGCAAG GGTTTTTTCCGGCGGACGATTCGTATGAAGCTGGAGTACGAGCGCTGCGAGCGGACCTGTAAGATCCAGAAGAAGAGCCGCAACAAGTGCCAGTACTGCCGCTTCCAGAAGTGCCTCGCGCTGGGCATGTCCCACGACG CGATCCGGTACGGCCGCATGCCGGAAGCAGAAAAGAGGAAGCTGGTGGCCGGACTGCTGGCTGGGGAAACGAGCGTCCAGAACCCGGGGGGCTCGGACCTCAAGTCACTGGCCAAACACGTCTACAACGCCTACCTGAAGAACCTGAACATGACCAAGAAGAAAGCGCGCAGCATCCTGACCGGCAGGACCAGCACCAACCCG CCCTTTGTGGTCCACGACATGGACACGCTGTGGCAGGCTGAGAACGGGGTGGTGTGGAACCAGCTGATCCACGGGGCGCCCCCCACCAAGGAGATCGGGGTGCACGTGTTCTACCGCTGCCAGTGCACCACGGTGGAGACGGTGAGAGAGCTCACTGAGTTTGCCAAGAGCATCCCGGGCTTCGTGGGGCTCTACCTCAACGACCAG GTGACGCTGCTCAAGTACGGCGTGCACGAGGCCATCTTCTGCATGCTGCCCTCCCTCATGAACAAGGATGGGCTGCTGGTGGCCAATGGCAAGGGCTTCGTGACGAGGGAGTTCCTGCGCAGCCTGCGCCGGCCGTTCAACGAGATCATGGAGCCCAAGTTCGAGTTCGCCGTTAAGTTCAACGCGCTGGAGCTCGACGACAGCGACCTGGCTCTCTTCGTGGCTGCCATCATCCTCTGTGGCG ACCGACCTGGCCTGATGAATGTGAGGCAGGTGGAGGAGATCCAGGATAACATCTTGCAGGCTCTTAACCTGCACCTGCAGGCTCACCACCCCGACTCGCTGTACCTCTTCCCCAAGCTGCTGCAGAAGATGGCCGACCTGCGACAGCTAGTGACTGAGAACGCACAGCTCGTTCAGAAAATCAAAAAGACAGAGTCCGAGACCTCACTACACCCGCTCCTGCAGGAGATCTACAAAGATATGTACTAG